One window of the Streptomyces sp. ITFR-21 genome contains the following:
- a CDS encoding WhiB family transcriptional regulator, with protein sequence MLQPIEPVTDPAQPPGHPRDDAGGPWHSDAACRSDEAGLFFAPSKEPTAARLSREEAAKRVCARCPVMLECREHALLQPEPYGVWGGMTAAERRVVLARRRRREVELQRPAASIAAAG encoded by the coding sequence GTGCTTCAACCGATCGAGCCCGTCACGGACCCCGCTCAGCCACCAGGCCATCCGCGGGACGACGCCGGCGGCCCCTGGCACTCCGACGCGGCCTGCCGCAGCGACGAGGCGGGGCTGTTCTTCGCACCCTCCAAGGAGCCGACCGCGGCGCGCCTTTCCCGGGAGGAAGCGGCCAAGAGAGTCTGCGCCCGCTGCCCGGTCATGCTGGAATGCCGCGAACACGCCCTGCTGCAGCCCGAACCGTACGGCGTGTGGGGCGGTATGACCGCCGCCGAGCGCCGCGTGGTGCTGGCCCGCAGGCGCCGCCGCGAGGTCGAACTCCAGCGCCCCGCGGCGTCCATCGCGGCGGCCGGCTGA
- a CDS encoding 4-hydroxy-3-methylbut-2-enyl diphosphate reductase: MTTEASRRVLLAAPRGYCAGVDRAVITVEKALEQYGAPVYVRKQIVHNKYVVQTLEKKGAVFVDETEEVPENAIVIFSAHGVAPVVHEEAAQRSLASIDATCPLVTKVHKEAVRYSNEDYDILLIGHEGHEEVVGTMGEAPQRMHLVDGPEDAAKVTVRDESKVVWLSQTTLSVDETMETVDALKNRFPDLLSPPSDDICYATQNRQVAVKQIAADADLVIVVGSRNSSNSIRLVEVALQSGAGASYLVDFAEECEDAWLEGVRTVGVTSGASVPEILVDGVLEWLAARGFADVEVFRSAKESIQFSLPKELRRDLRAELAERESAKR; this comes from the coding sequence ATGACCACCGAAGCCAGCCGCCGCGTCCTGCTCGCCGCCCCCCGCGGGTACTGCGCGGGCGTGGACCGTGCCGTGATCACCGTCGAGAAGGCGCTGGAGCAGTACGGCGCCCCGGTCTACGTGCGCAAGCAGATCGTGCACAACAAGTACGTCGTGCAGACCCTGGAGAAGAAGGGCGCCGTCTTCGTCGACGAGACGGAAGAGGTGCCGGAGAACGCCATCGTCATCTTCTCCGCCCACGGCGTCGCCCCGGTCGTCCACGAGGAGGCCGCCCAGCGCAGCCTCGCCTCCATCGATGCGACCTGCCCGCTGGTCACCAAGGTCCACAAGGAGGCCGTCCGGTACTCCAACGAGGACTACGACATCCTGCTGATCGGCCACGAGGGCCACGAAGAGGTCGTCGGCACCATGGGCGAGGCCCCGCAGCGGATGCACCTGGTGGACGGCCCCGAGGACGCCGCCAAGGTCACGGTCCGCGACGAGTCCAAGGTGGTCTGGCTGTCCCAGACCACGCTGTCGGTGGACGAGACGATGGAGACCGTCGACGCGCTGAAGAACCGCTTCCCCGACCTGCTCTCCCCGCCCAGCGACGACATCTGCTACGCCACCCAGAACCGCCAGGTCGCGGTCAAGCAGATCGCCGCCGACGCGGACCTGGTGATCGTGGTCGGCTCCCGCAACTCCTCCAACTCCATCCGGCTGGTCGAGGTCGCCCTCCAGTCCGGCGCCGGCGCCTCCTACTTGGTGGACTTCGCCGAGGAGTGCGAGGATGCCTGGCTGGAGGGCGTCCGCACGGTGGGGGTCACTTCCGGCGCGTCCGTACCCGAGATCCTGGTCGACGGCGTGCTGGAGTGGCTGGCGGCGCGCGGCTTCGCAGACGTCGAGGTGTTCCGGTCGGCCAAGGAGTCCATCCAGTTCTCCTTGCCCAAGGAACTGCGCCGCGACCTGCGTGCGGAGCTCGCCGAGCGGGAATCTGCCAAGAGGTGA
- a CDS encoding class II fumarate hydratase, producing MDDYRIEHDSMGEVRVPREAKWRAQTQRAVENFPISGQRIERAHIEALARIKAAAARVNARLGVVDKEVAEAIEQAAGEVAEGRWDAQFPVDVFQTGSGTSSNMNANEVIATLATERLGRPVHPNDHVNASQSSNDVFPSSIHIAATAAVTRDLIPALRGLAEALEAKAAEFATVVKAGRTHLMDATPVTLGQEFGGYAAQVRYGIERLGASLPRLAELPLGGTAVGTGINTPAGFSAAVIAEVAAATGLPLTEARNHFEAQGARDGIVETSGQLRTIAVGLTKIANDLRWMASGPRTGLGEISLPDLQPGSSIMPGKVNPVIPEAVLMVAAQVTGNDAAIATAGAAGNFELNVMLPVIARNVLESVRLLANVTRLLAERTVGGITAHVERAREYAESSPSVVTPLNRYIGYEEAAKVVKRSLAERRTIREVVIEGGYVERGQLTERQLDEALDVLRMTRP from the coding sequence ATGGACGACTACCGGATCGAGCACGACTCGATGGGCGAGGTGCGGGTGCCCCGCGAGGCGAAGTGGCGGGCGCAGACGCAGCGGGCGGTGGAGAACTTCCCGATCTCCGGGCAGCGGATCGAGCGGGCGCACATCGAGGCGCTGGCCCGGATCAAGGCCGCCGCGGCGAGGGTCAACGCACGGCTGGGGGTGGTGGACAAGGAGGTCGCGGAGGCCATCGAGCAGGCGGCCGGGGAGGTGGCCGAGGGCAGGTGGGACGCGCAGTTCCCGGTCGACGTGTTCCAGACCGGCTCGGGCACCTCGTCGAACATGAACGCGAACGAGGTGATCGCGACGCTCGCCACCGAGCGGCTGGGCCGGCCCGTGCACCCGAACGACCACGTGAACGCCTCGCAGTCGTCGAACGACGTGTTCCCCTCCTCGATCCACATCGCCGCGACGGCGGCGGTGACCCGGGACCTGATCCCCGCGCTGCGCGGGCTCGCCGAGGCGCTGGAGGCGAAGGCCGCCGAGTTCGCGACCGTGGTCAAGGCCGGCCGGACGCATCTGATGGACGCCACGCCCGTGACGCTGGGCCAGGAGTTCGGCGGGTACGCGGCGCAGGTGCGGTACGGGATCGAGCGGCTGGGGGCGTCGCTGCCGCGGCTGGCCGAGCTGCCGCTGGGCGGGACGGCGGTGGGGACCGGGATCAACACGCCCGCCGGGTTCTCGGCCGCGGTGATCGCCGAGGTGGCGGCGGCGACCGGGCTGCCGCTGACGGAGGCGCGCAACCATTTCGAGGCCCAGGGCGCCCGGGACGGCATCGTGGAGACCTCCGGCCAGCTGCGGACCATCGCGGTCGGCCTGACGAAGATCGCCAACGACCTGCGCTGGATGGCGTCGGGCCCGCGGACCGGTCTGGGCGAGATCAGCCTGCCCGATCTGCAGCCGGGGTCGAGCATCATGCCGGGGAAGGTGAACCCGGTGATTCCGGAGGCGGTGCTGATGGTGGCCGCCCAGGTGACCGGCAACGACGCGGCCATTGCGACGGCAGGTGCGGCAGGCAATTTCGAGTTGAACGTGATGTTGCCGGTGATCGCCCGCAACGTGCTGGAGTCGGTGCGGCTGCTGGCGAACGTCACCCGGCTGCTCGCCGAGCGCACGGTCGGCGGCATCACCGCCCACGTCGAGCGGGCCCGGGAGTACGCGGAGTCCTCGCCGTCCGTGGTGACCCCGCTCAACCGCTACATCGGCTACGAGGAGGCGGCGAAGGTCGTCAAAAGGTCGCTGGCCGAGCGCAGGACGATCCGCGAGGTGGTCATCGAGGGCGGTTATGTGGAGCGCGGGCAGCTGACCGAAAGGCAACTCGACGAGGCACTCGACGTGCTGCGTATGACGCGCCCGTAA
- the fomD gene encoding cytidylyl-2-hydroxypropylphosphonate hydrolase: MTADVDTAFRNGPQRHFWAPGDQVLWRYRGNGTDDVHICRPVTVVRDDAELLAVWLAPGTPCVKPVLADGTPVFREPLATRYRKPRVASREQWWGTGVLKLARPGEPWSVWLFWDEGWRFRSWYVNLEEPLRRWSGGVDSEDHFLDISVHPDRSWRWRDEDEFAQAQVDGLMSGELAARVRQAGQRAVAAIRAWGPPFGEGWQDWRPDPSWPVPGLPADWDRPAE, from the coding sequence ATGACAGCCGACGTCGACACCGCATTCAGGAACGGACCGCAGCGGCATTTCTGGGCCCCCGGCGATCAGGTGCTGTGGCGCTATCGCGGCAACGGGACCGACGACGTGCACATCTGCCGGCCGGTGACCGTGGTGCGCGACGACGCGGAGCTGCTGGCGGTGTGGCTGGCGCCCGGCACGCCGTGTGTGAAGCCGGTGCTGGCCGACGGGACGCCGGTGTTCCGGGAGCCGCTGGCGACCCGGTACCGCAAGCCGCGGGTGGCGTCCCGGGAGCAGTGGTGGGGTACGGGGGTACTCAAGCTGGCCCGGCCGGGCGAGCCCTGGTCGGTGTGGCTGTTCTGGGACGAGGGCTGGCGGTTCCGCAGCTGGTACGTGAACCTGGAGGAACCGCTGCGCCGCTGGTCGGGCGGGGTGGACTCGGAGGACCACTTCCTGGACATCTCGGTGCACCCCGACCGCAGCTGGCGCTGGCGGGACGAGGACGAGTTCGCGCAGGCGCAGGTCGACGGTTTGATGTCCGGCGAGCTGGCGGCCCGGGTCCGGCAGGCCGGGCAGCGGGCGGTGGCGGCGATCCGGGCCTGGGGGCCGCCGTTCGGCGAGGGCTGGCAGGACTGGCGGCCCGATCCGTCCTGGCCGGTGCCGGGGCTGCCGGCCGACTGGGACCGGCCCGCGGAATGA
- the ppgK gene encoding polyphosphate--glucose phosphotransferase gives MNVFGVDIGGTGIKGAPVDLDKGELTAERLKLPTPHPATPESVIEGVREVVTHFGYSGPLGVTFPGVVTDGVTRTAANVDAGWVGFDARSAIGARLGLPVVVLNDADAAGVAEITFGAGRGRGGTIIMLTLGTGIGSALFIDGRLVPNTELGHLELHGHDAEKKASVKAREDEDLSWEHWAHRLKKYLVHVEMLFSPDLFVLGGGISRKSEKFLPFIDGIRAEIVPAELQNNAGIVGAAMAAAKL, from the coding sequence ATGAACGTGTTCGGTGTGGACATCGGTGGTACGGGCATCAAAGGCGCCCCGGTCGACCTCGACAAGGGTGAGCTGACCGCGGAGCGCCTCAAGCTCCCGACCCCCCACCCGGCCACTCCCGAGTCGGTCATCGAGGGTGTGCGCGAGGTCGTCACGCACTTCGGCTATTCGGGACCGCTCGGCGTGACCTTCCCCGGGGTCGTCACGGACGGCGTCACCCGGACGGCGGCCAACGTCGACGCCGGCTGGGTCGGATTCGACGCCCGGTCCGCGATCGGCGCCAGGCTCGGCCTGCCCGTGGTAGTGCTCAACGACGCGGACGCCGCCGGGGTCGCCGAGATCACCTTCGGCGCCGGACGCGGCCGGGGCGGCACCATCATCATGCTCACCCTCGGCACCGGCATCGGCAGCGCGCTGTTCATCGACGGCCGCCTGGTCCCCAACACCGAACTGGGCCACCTGGAGCTGCACGGCCACGACGCGGAGAAGAAGGCGTCGGTCAAGGCGCGCGAGGACGAGGACCTGAGCTGGGAGCACTGGGCGCACCGGCTGAAGAAGTACCTGGTCCACGTGGAGATGCTCTTCTCGCCCGACCTGTTCGTGCTCGGCGGCGGGATCAGCCGCAAGTCGGAGAAGTTCCTGCCGTTCATCGACGGGATCAGGGCCGAGATCGTCCCCGCCGAGCTGCAGAACAACGCGGGGATCGTCGGCGCCGCGATGGCCGCCGCAAAGCTCTGA
- a CDS encoding DUF1707 SHOCT-like domain-containing protein — MDESQLDKGPQQPQPTPPGTGEEAAAPTRTGEIATAPVAETELRASDADRDRIADILRDALAEGRLDATEHSERLDRVYAAKTVGQLEPLVRDLPAGQQAGSAPAPAARGHDAGPGGENPKLVGILGGAERRGRWRVGSRITAVAVLGGVEIDLTEATFTAPELVIRCTAVMGGVSIRLPENVTLRGGGVVGIMGGSDIHAFEAPDPGAPVVRVSGFAFWGGVEAKAKRGKKVKDWTKKTLEG, encoded by the coding sequence GTGGATGAATCGCAGCTCGACAAGGGCCCGCAGCAGCCGCAGCCGACTCCGCCGGGCACCGGTGAAGAGGCAGCCGCCCCGACCCGCACCGGTGAAATCGCCACCGCACCGGTCGCCGAAACCGAACTGCGCGCCTCGGACGCCGACCGGGACCGTATCGCCGACATCCTGCGCGACGCGCTCGCCGAGGGCCGGCTGGACGCAACCGAGCACTCCGAGCGGCTCGACCGGGTCTACGCGGCCAAGACGGTCGGCCAACTGGAGCCGCTGGTACGGGACCTGCCGGCCGGACAGCAGGCGGGAAGCGCCCCGGCGCCCGCCGCCCGCGGCCACGACGCGGGCCCGGGCGGTGAGAACCCCAAGCTGGTCGGCATCCTCGGCGGCGCCGAGCGCAGGGGCCGCTGGCGCGTCGGCAGCCGGATCACCGCGGTCGCGGTCCTCGGCGGCGTCGAGATCGACCTGACCGAGGCGACCTTCACCGCGCCGGAGTTGGTCATCCGCTGCACCGCGGTGATGGGCGGCGTCAGCATCCGGCTGCCGGAGAACGTGACACTGCGCGGCGGCGGCGTGGTCGGCATCATGGGCGGCTCCGACATCCACGCCTTCGAGGCGCCCGACCCCGGCGCCCCCGTCGTCCGGGTCAGCGGGTTCGCCTTCTGGGGCGGCGTGGAGGCCAAGGCCAAGCGCGGCAAGAAGGTCAAGGACTGGACGAAGAAGACCCTCGAAGGCTGA
- a CDS encoding DUF4245 domain-containing protein, with amino-acid sequence MAADKRGNKTIVDLVLSMLVLGFVVFLIYLFIPHDSSADPVQVVPFQVELGQARRDAPYPVAGPEGLGAQWRSTSVTYSAADRGDVTWHVGFVDPEQQYVAVEQSNGPADAFISAVTLNARPDGARTVEAGGRSWQYYTGGRYTALVRKAPGVTTVVLGTAPDAQLTEMAAALKEEGGRQSAGS; translated from the coding sequence GTGGCAGCAGACAAACGTGGCAACAAGACGATCGTGGACCTGGTGCTGTCCATGCTCGTGCTCGGGTTCGTCGTCTTCTTGATCTACCTGTTCATCCCGCACGACTCCAGCGCGGACCCGGTGCAGGTGGTCCCCTTCCAGGTCGAACTGGGCCAGGCCAGGCGCGACGCCCCCTACCCGGTGGCCGGACCCGAGGGCCTGGGCGCCCAGTGGCGGTCCACCTCCGTCACGTACAGCGCGGCCGACCGCGGTGACGTCACCTGGCACGTCGGGTTCGTGGACCCCGAGCAGCAGTACGTGGCGGTCGAACAGAGCAACGGCCCCGCCGACGCGTTCATCTCCGCCGTGACGCTGAACGCCCGCCCCGACGGCGCCCGCACCGTCGAGGCGGGCGGCCGGAGCTGGCAGTACTACACCGGCGGCCGCTACACCGCCCTCGTCCGCAAGGCCCCCGGTGTCACCACGGTCGTCCTCGGCACCGCGCCGGACGCCCAGCTCACCGAGATGGCCGCCGCGCTCAAGGAGGAGGGCGGCCGGCAGAGCGCGGGTTCGTAG
- a CDS encoding exodeoxyribonuclease VII small subunit, with translation MAADQNPKAPRPPLGYEQARDELVEVVRRLEAGGATLEESLALWERGEELAELCRHWLEGARARLDAALAAEEQGERAAGAAEQAAVDAEEADLRG, from the coding sequence ATGGCAGCAGATCAGAACCCCAAGGCGCCGCGGCCCCCGCTCGGCTACGAGCAGGCGCGCGACGAACTCGTCGAGGTCGTCCGCCGCCTGGAAGCGGGCGGCGCCACCCTGGAGGAGTCCCTCGCCCTGTGGGAGCGGGGCGAGGAGCTGGCCGAGCTGTGCCGCCACTGGCTGGAGGGCGCCCGCGCCCGGCTGGACGCCGCGCTGGCCGCCGAGGAGCAGGGGGAACGGGCCGCGGGTGCGGCGGAACAGGCGGCGGTGGACGCCGAGGAGGCGGATCTGCGGGGCTGA
- a CDS encoding fumarate hydratase, producing MPEFTYTDLLPLGEDPTPYRLLTTEGVSTFEAGGRTFLQVEPAALRLLAAEAMHDISHYLRPTHLAQLRRILDDPQASPNDRFVALDLLKNANIAAAGVLPMCQDTGTAIVMGKRGQQVLTAGGDEEALSHGIFDAYTRLNLRYSQMAPLTMWEERNTGSNLPAQIELYATDGGAYKFLFMAKGGGSANKSFLYQETKAVLNEASMMRFLEERIRSLGTAACPPYHLAIVVGGTSAEFALKTAKYASAHYLDELPAEGSPAGHGFRDKELEQQVFELTQRIGIGAQFGGKYFCHDVRVVRLPRHGASCPVAIAVSCSADRQALAKITAEGVFLEQLETDPARFLPETTEEHLDEDVVRIDLNRPMAEIRAELTRYPVRTRLSLSGPLVVARDIAHAKIKERLDAGEGMPQYLRDHAVYYAGPAKTPEGYASGSFGPTTAGRMDAYVEQFQAAGGSLVMLAKGNRSQQVTDACASHGGFYLGSIGGPAARLAQDCIKKVDVLEYAELGMEAVWKIEVEDFPAFVVVDDKGNDFFQDPTPSPTFTSIPVRPGA from the coding sequence ATGCCTGAGTTCACCTATACGGACCTGCTCCCCCTCGGCGAAGACCCGACCCCGTACCGCCTGCTCACCACCGAAGGCGTCAGCACGTTCGAGGCGGGCGGCCGCACCTTCCTGCAGGTCGAGCCGGCGGCCCTGCGGCTGCTCGCCGCCGAGGCCATGCACGACATCTCGCACTACCTGCGGCCCACCCACCTCGCCCAGCTGCGCCGGATCCTCGACGACCCGCAGGCCAGCCCCAACGACCGCTTCGTCGCGCTGGACCTGCTGAAGAACGCCAACATCGCCGCGGCCGGTGTCCTGCCGATGTGCCAGGACACCGGTACCGCCATCGTGATGGGCAAGCGCGGCCAGCAGGTGCTCACCGCGGGCGGCGACGAGGAGGCCCTCTCACACGGCATCTTCGACGCGTACACCAGGCTCAACCTGCGCTACTCGCAGATGGCCCCGCTGACCATGTGGGAGGAGCGGAACACCGGCTCCAACCTCCCCGCGCAGATCGAGCTGTACGCGACCGACGGCGGCGCCTACAAGTTCCTGTTCATGGCCAAGGGCGGCGGCAGCGCCAACAAGTCGTTCCTGTACCAGGAGACCAAGGCGGTCCTCAACGAGGCGTCCATGATGCGCTTCCTGGAGGAGAGGATCCGCTCGCTGGGCACGGCCGCGTGCCCGCCCTACCACCTGGCGATCGTGGTCGGCGGCACCAGCGCGGAGTTCGCCCTCAAGACCGCGAAGTACGCGTCCGCGCACTACCTGGACGAGCTGCCCGCCGAGGGCTCCCCGGCCGGGCACGGCTTCCGCGACAAGGAGCTGGAGCAGCAGGTCTTCGAGCTGACCCAGCGGATCGGGATCGGCGCACAGTTCGGCGGCAAGTACTTCTGCCACGACGTCCGGGTGGTGCGGCTGCCCCGGCACGGCGCCTCCTGCCCGGTGGCGATCGCCGTCTCCTGCTCGGCCGACCGCCAGGCACTGGCCAAGATCACCGCCGAGGGCGTCTTCCTGGAGCAGCTGGAGACCGACCCGGCGCGCTTCCTGCCGGAGACCACCGAGGAGCACCTCGACGAGGACGTGGTCCGGATCGACCTGAACCGGCCGATGGCCGAGATCCGCGCCGAGCTGACCAGGTACCCGGTCAGGACCCGGCTGTCGCTGTCCGGCCCGCTCGTCGTCGCCCGCGACATCGCCCACGCCAAGATCAAGGAGCGCCTCGACGCCGGCGAGGGCATGCCGCAGTACCTGCGCGACCACGCGGTCTACTACGCCGGCCCGGCCAAGACCCCCGAGGGCTACGCGTCCGGCTCCTTCGGCCCGACCACGGCCGGCCGCATGGACGCCTATGTCGAGCAGTTCCAGGCCGCGGGCGGCTCCTTGGTCATGCTCGCCAAGGGCAACCGCTCCCAGCAGGTCACCGACGCGTGCGCGAGCCACGGCGGCTTCTACCTCGGCTCCATCGGCGGCCCGGCGGCCCGCCTCGCCCAGGACTGCATCAAGAAGGTCGACGTCCTGGAGTACGCCGAGCTCGGCATGGAAGCGGTCTGGAAAATCGAGGTCGAGGACTTCCCCGCCTTCGTCGTCGTGGACGACAAGGGCAACGACTTCTTCCAGGACCCGACGCCCTCACCCACCTTCACCAGCATCCCGGTCCGCCCCGGCGCCTGA
- the xseA gene encoding exodeoxyribonuclease VII large subunit, translating to MALSTSAEAPIPVGEVSRLIGGWIDRLGAVWVEGQITQLSRRPGAGVVFLTLRDPSQDVSIGVTCFRAVFEQVAEVVGEGARVVVHAKPDWYGPRGQLSLRAVEIRPVGMGELLARLEQLKKALAAEGLFAADRKRPLPFLPRLIGLVTGRASAAERDVRENARLRWPAVRFEVRNVAVQGATAVPGVIEAVRELDAHPEVDVIVVARGGGSVEDLLPFSDERLIRTVADCRTPLVSAIGHEPDTPLLDLVADLRASTPTDAAKRVVPDVREELARVQLVRDRALRVIRGLLDREERGLMAALSRPSMAAPYRMVDERAAEVADRLDRARRGLRHALDRADADLAHTLARVVALSPAATLRRGYAVLQRADGSVVRAPGDVAPEEELRARVAEGGFGVRVTGV from the coding sequence ATGGCTCTGAGCACCTCGGCGGAAGCGCCGATTCCGGTCGGTGAGGTGTCGCGGCTGATCGGGGGGTGGATCGACCGGCTCGGCGCGGTGTGGGTCGAGGGGCAGATCACCCAGCTGTCGCGCCGGCCGGGCGCCGGGGTGGTGTTCCTGACGCTGCGGGACCCCTCGCAGGACGTGTCGATCGGCGTCACCTGCTTCCGCGCGGTCTTCGAGCAGGTCGCGGAGGTCGTCGGGGAGGGTGCCCGGGTCGTCGTGCACGCCAAGCCCGACTGGTACGGGCCGCGGGGGCAGTTGTCGCTGCGGGCGGTGGAGATCCGCCCGGTGGGGATGGGCGAACTGCTGGCCCGGCTTGAGCAGTTGAAGAAGGCGCTGGCCGCCGAGGGGCTGTTCGCGGCGGACCGCAAGCGTCCGCTGCCGTTTCTGCCGCGGCTGATCGGCCTGGTCACCGGCCGCGCGTCGGCCGCCGAGCGGGACGTCCGGGAGAACGCGCGGCTGCGCTGGCCCGCCGTCCGCTTCGAGGTGCGCAACGTGGCGGTGCAGGGCGCGACCGCGGTGCCCGGGGTGATCGAGGCGGTACGGGAGCTGGACGCCCACCCCGAGGTCGATGTGATCGTCGTGGCGCGCGGCGGCGGCAGCGTCGAGGACCTGCTGCCGTTCTCCGACGAGCGGCTGATCCGCACCGTCGCCGACTGCCGTACGCCGCTGGTCTCGGCGATCGGCCACGAACCGGACACCCCGCTGCTCGACCTGGTCGCCGACCTGCGGGCGTCCACGCCGACCGACGCGGCGAAGCGGGTGGTCCCGGACGTCCGGGAGGAGCTGGCCCGGGTCCAGCTGGTACGGGACCGGGCGCTGCGGGTGATCCGCGGGCTGCTGGACCGGGAGGAACGCGGACTGATGGCCGCGCTCAGCCGCCCCTCGATGGCGGCGCCGTACCGGATGGTGGACGAGCGGGCGGCGGAGGTGGCGGACCGGCTGGACCGGGCCCGCCGAGGTCTGCGGCACGCGCTGGACCGCGCGGACGCCGACCTCGCCCACACCCTGGCCCGGGTGGTCGCCCTGTCCCCGGCGGCGACGCTGCGCCGGGGGTACGCGGTGCTCCAGCGGGCGGACGGCTCGGTGGTGCGGGCGCCGGGGGACGTGGCACCGGAGGAGGAGCTGCGGGCGCGGGTTGCTGAGGGCGGGTTCGGCGTACGGGTCACGGGCGTCTGA
- a CDS encoding class I SAM-dependent DNA methyltransferase — MGTGNHEQLPDAEAVALGRDRAGQAEAFDAIGDRYDEAFPHKEGQISAGAWLAATLPPGARVLDLACGTGLPTARQLADAELRVTGLDLSAGMLAIAQRNVPEANYILADMADIGERDGGPLATGAFAGVAAFFALLMLPKAEIPPTLRAIHELLEPDGLLALSMVEADVDDVAIPFIGNTIRVSGYLRDELRQIVTEAGFDVIKEDSYAYAPATIDVPPEEQIFLYCRRA; from the coding sequence GTGGGAACCGGCAATCATGAGCAGCTGCCCGACGCCGAGGCCGTGGCGCTGGGCCGGGACCGCGCCGGACAGGCCGAGGCGTTCGACGCGATCGGCGACCGGTACGACGAGGCGTTCCCGCACAAGGAGGGTCAGATCTCGGCCGGCGCCTGGCTGGCCGCCACGCTGCCGCCCGGCGCCCGGGTACTGGACCTCGCCTGCGGTACGGGGCTGCCGACCGCACGGCAGCTCGCCGACGCGGAGCTGCGGGTGACCGGTCTGGACCTGTCGGCCGGAATGCTGGCCATAGCGCAGCGGAACGTACCGGAGGCCAACTACATCCTGGCGGACATGGCGGACATCGGCGAACGGGACGGCGGTCCGCTGGCGACCGGGGCCTTCGCCGGGGTGGCCGCGTTCTTCGCGCTGCTGATGCTGCCCAAGGCGGAGATCCCGCCCACGCTGCGGGCCATCCACGAACTGCTGGAGCCCGACGGGCTGCTGGCGCTGTCCATGGTCGAGGCGGACGTGGACGATGTGGCCATTCCGTTCATCGGTAACACGATCCGGGTATCGGGTTACCTACGGGATGAACTGCGCCAGATCGTGACAGAGGCAGGCTTCGACGTGATCAAGGAGGATTCGTACGCCTACGCACCGGCGACCATCGACGTGCCGCCGGAGGAGCAGATCTTCCTCTACTGCCGACGCGCCTGA
- the glpX gene encoding class II fructose-bisphosphatase, producing the protein MTEQHLPPQLEVSPEAPDRNLALELVRVTEAAAMAAGRWVGRGDKNGADGAAVKAMRTLVHTVSMNGVVVIGEGEKDEAPMLFNGERIGDGTGPECDVAVDPVDGTTLTAKGMPNAVAVLAVADRGTMFDPSAVFYMDKLVAGPEAAEFVDITAPPSVNVRRVAKAKGGAPEDVTVVVLDRPRHDGVVRELRECGARIKFIQDGDVAGAIMAVREGTGVDLLLGIGGTPEGIIAACAITCLGGTIQGRLWPKDEEERRRALDAGHDLDRVLHTGDLVSGENVFFVATGVTDGELLRGVRYRAETATTSSLVMRSKSGTIRQIDSVHRLSKLRAYSAIDFDRAR; encoded by the coding sequence ATGACCGAACAACACCTGCCCCCGCAACTCGAAGTGAGCCCGGAGGCCCCCGACCGCAATCTCGCCCTGGAGCTGGTCAGGGTCACCGAGGCCGCCGCCATGGCCGCCGGGCGGTGGGTCGGCCGCGGCGACAAGAACGGGGCCGACGGCGCCGCGGTGAAGGCGATGCGCACGCTCGTGCACACCGTCTCGATGAACGGCGTCGTCGTGATCGGCGAAGGCGAGAAGGACGAGGCGCCGATGCTCTTCAACGGGGAGCGGATCGGCGACGGCACCGGCCCGGAGTGCGACGTGGCCGTGGACCCGGTGGACGGCACCACGCTGACCGCCAAGGGCATGCCGAACGCCGTGGCGGTGCTGGCGGTCGCCGACCGCGGCACGATGTTCGACCCGTCGGCGGTCTTCTACATGGACAAGCTGGTGGCGGGCCCGGAGGCGGCCGAGTTCGTGGACATCACCGCGCCGCCGTCGGTGAACGTCCGCCGGGTGGCCAAGGCCAAGGGCGGCGCGCCGGAGGACGTCACGGTGGTGGTGCTGGACCGGCCCCGGCACGACGGCGTCGTCAGGGAGCTGCGCGAGTGCGGCGCGCGGATCAAGTTCATCCAGGACGGCGACGTGGCCGGCGCGATCATGGCGGTACGCGAGGGTACCGGCGTCGACCTGCTGCTCGGCATCGGCGGTACGCCGGAGGGCATCATCGCGGCCTGCGCGATCACCTGCCTGGGCGGCACCATCCAGGGCCGGCTGTGGCCCAAGGACGAGGAGGAGCGGCGGCGGGCGCTGGACGCTGGGCACGACCTGGACCGGGTGCTGCACACCGGGGACCTGGTCAGCGGGGAGAACGTCTTCTTCGTCGCGACCGGCGTCACCGACGGGGAGTTGCTGCGCGGGGTGCGCTACCGCGCCGAGACCGCGACCACGTCGTCGCTGGTCATGCGCTCCAAGTCGGGCACCATCCGGCAGATCGACTCGGTACACCGGCTGTCGAAGCTGCGGGCGTACAGCGCGATCGACTTCGACCGGGCCCGCTGA